In Paenibacillus sp. 1781tsa1, one DNA window encodes the following:
- a CDS encoding retropepsin-like aspartic protease, translating into MKINYDGQLITTSLTVTFRGRTLKIDDVIIDTGSSHTIISPDVLEEIGVTYETGDSIFEAYGIGGSIPFYTKIMDRIVIDTNSIENIEIDVGILPKDHKGLLGLDILKQQNFIIDLKLLELRK; encoded by the coding sequence ATGAAAATTAACTATGATGGACAGCTAATTACAACGTCACTTACCGTTACATTTAGAGGAAGAACACTGAAAATAGATGATGTCATTATAGATACTGGATCTTCACATACGATCATTAGTCCTGATGTTTTAGAGGAAATCGGCGTTACTTATGAAACAGGGGATTCAATTTTTGAAGCATACGGGATTGGAGGAAGTATTCCTTTTTACACCAAAATCATGGATAGGATTGTAATAGACACAAACAGCATTGAGAATATAGAGATCGATGTAGGCATATTGCCTAAAGATCATAAAGGTCTTCTCGGGTTGGATATTCTGAAACAACAAAACTTTATTATTGACTTGAAGTTACTAGAGTTACGTAAGTGA
- a CDS encoding ATP-binding protein yields MSITISLPSRYEDLDTAYRGRLVPNSNLLSIINTANKSIQISGGIRFLPMYGESGAGKTSAVREISTHIPSTYTFQLNREEIESKEKLFERVQIEKIYNIDKLLIAIIDQYEEGVVGRETIPTQFVEYLSLLDRGEFRNIPIVFIWLTTNREFQRLLVDATSRNKRILLSDDFIISGPVKEEWPSIIEETFSFHNSENSLADYGILEPDLVDIGLRCNTIGAAIEKVGSLLASNIDDVDNLSDYQVILMWPVADSVRIQRVLQFSKPREGYKLNWDAWYRELNDEDRASLPLREFNKTRLYFDLRIVPVKVADLHKLCLSLEDENYRVPVSPLNRFKATHFYLILSDNWTNYNFNPVRDRESQRSIAAREWYQDIPEKSVALGKRISEILRLCDLEASYEKNINTEYSSVRADVYVKKEGAQKNKLIIEMKVFSSENTKPSSIKDAIKVTLRRHAQLAGFLQRQ; encoded by the coding sequence ATGTCCATTACAATCAGTTTACCTTCGAGATATGAAGATCTTGATACGGCATATAGGGGAAGATTGGTACCTAATTCAAACTTGTTATCTATAATAAACACTGCAAATAAATCAATACAAATTAGTGGAGGGATTCGCTTTCTGCCTATGTACGGTGAAAGTGGCGCTGGAAAGACTTCCGCTGTTCGCGAGATAAGTACACATATCCCTAGTACATATACATTTCAACTTAATCGTGAAGAGATTGAAAGTAAAGAGAAACTCTTTGAAAGAGTACAAATCGAGAAAATATATAATATTGACAAATTATTGATTGCGATTATTGATCAATATGAAGAAGGAGTAGTAGGCAGAGAGACTATTCCAACACAATTTGTAGAGTATTTAAGTTTATTAGACCGGGGAGAGTTTCGTAATATACCAATTGTTTTTATTTGGTTGACGACAAATAGGGAGTTTCAGAGGTTATTAGTAGATGCTACAAGTAGAAATAAGAGGATTCTTTTAAGTGATGATTTTATAATTTCAGGACCCGTTAAAGAAGAATGGCCTTCAATCATTGAAGAAACTTTTTCCTTCCATAACTCAGAGAATTCATTAGCGGACTACGGTATTTTGGAACCAGATCTGGTGGATATTGGCCTTCGATGTAATACAATAGGTGCCGCGATTGAAAAAGTTGGTAGCTTGTTGGCGAGCAACATTGATGATGTTGATAATCTGTCAGATTACCAAGTAATCCTAATGTGGCCTGTCGCAGACAGTGTAAGAATTCAACGTGTACTGCAATTTAGTAAACCTCGTGAAGGTTATAAACTTAATTGGGATGCTTGGTATAGAGAACTCAATGACGAAGATAGAGCGAGTCTACCTTTAAGAGAATTTAATAAAACGCGATTGTACTTTGATCTTCGTATTGTTCCTGTAAAAGTTGCTGATTTACACAAGCTTTGTCTCTCATTAGAAGATGAAAATTACCGAGTACCTGTTTCACCATTAAATAGGTTTAAGGCTACTCATTTTTACTTAATACTTTCTGATAATTGGACTAATTATAATTTTAATCCTGTTAGGGATAGAGAGTCTCAACGTTCTATTGCTGCACGTGAGTGGTATCAAGATATACCAGAAAAATCTGTCGCACTGGGGAAAAGAATTTCTGAGATACTAAGATTGTGTGACCTTGAAGCATCATATGAAAAAAATATCAATACAGAATATAGTTCAGTTCGAGCAGATGTATATGTTAAAAAAGAAGGAGCACAAAAAAATAAGCTTATTATCGAAATGAAGGTGTTTTCTTCGGAAAACACAAAACCTTCGTCAATTAAAGATGCAATTAAAGTCACTTTAAGAAGACACGCACAATTAGCAGGTTTTCTTCAAAGACAATAA
- a CDS encoding Shedu anti-phage system protein SduA domain-containing protein gives MSVAYHLEIYSTDRFKLMLNYSGIVNDTASEDLCLNIFAIDAQGMPIFTERLYVDHIRKIFTHLNSISIIREGAPISSKFVETSDEINVLLESLKERDLEVILTLLNKFKSENKIIGLLESLSDLEIENLHGAYHHKLMISEISNLRKLLLYEESGKIVDGVNSEDSLIKYRAKQPEKVFQNWIEQNLWIFGVDYIKKHDARKIGLFSEGDLLMESVDGYLDLIELKRPSHDLLKYDMSHKCYYPHPDLSLVIGQSLFYLQKLEEYKLNLEREYSIKVIMPRIRIIVGCNKNFNNDQKDCLRVLNSKLNSIQIITYDDLVSYGELLLKQYED, from the coding sequence ATGAGTGTTGCTTACCACCTGGAAATTTATTCAACTGATCGGTTTAAATTAATGCTAAATTATTCTGGTATAGTGAATGATACTGCTAGTGAAGACCTTTGCTTAAACATCTTTGCAATAGATGCTCAAGGTATGCCTATTTTTACAGAACGACTCTATGTAGACCATATTAGAAAAATTTTTACACATTTGAATTCTATTTCGATTATTAGAGAAGGAGCTCCTATATCTTCTAAGTTTGTTGAAACCTCAGATGAAATCAACGTATTACTAGAAAGTTTAAAGGAGAGAGACTTAGAAGTAATACTAACCTTATTAAACAAATTCAAATCAGAAAATAAAATTATTGGTCTACTAGAGTCATTAAGTGATCTGGAAATAGAAAATTTACATGGTGCCTACCATCATAAACTAATGATAAGTGAGATTTCAAATCTAAGGAAACTATTACTTTACGAAGAGAGTGGAAAAATAGTTGATGGAGTGAATTCTGAAGATAGCTTAATCAAATATCGAGCTAAACAACCAGAAAAGGTTTTTCAAAATTGGATTGAACAAAATTTATGGATTTTCGGTGTGGATTATATAAAAAAGCATGATGCAAGAAAGATTGGTTTATTTAGTGAAGGAGATTTGCTCATGGAATCAGTTGATGGATATCTTGATTTAATTGAATTAAAGCGGCCATCACATGATTTACTAAAGTATGATATGAGCCATAAATGTTATTATCCTCATCCAGACTTGTCATTAGTCATTGGTCAAAGCCTTTTCTATTTGCAAAAGTTAGAAGAATATAAGTTGAACTTAGAAAGAGAGTATTCCATTAAAGTTATAATGCCTCGAATTAGAATAATCGTGGGTTGCAATAAGAACTTTAATAATGATCAGAAGGATTGTTTAAGAGTTTTGAATTCTAAACTTAATTCAATTCAAATAATTACTTATGATGATCTAGTTTCTTATGGTGAGTTGTTATTAAAGCAATACGAAGATTAA